The Luteimonas sp. YGD11-2 genome has a window encoding:
- a CDS encoding flagellar basal body P-ring protein FlgI — MPRRHPFALLSLVLLAFATLALPAHAQERIKDLASVGGVRGNALVGYGLVVGLDGSGDRTSQSPFTVQSLRNMLNELGVTVPANVNPQLKNVAAVAIHAELPPFAKPGQTIDVTVSSIANAVSLRGGTLLMAPLKGADGQVYAIAQGSLVVGGFGAQGRDGSRVSVNVPSVGRIPNGAMVEREVAGGFSQGGELTLNLNRADFSTISNMVAALDARFGQGTARAVDGVTVAVRAPYDPAARIGFLAEVENVQLSPGTAPAKVIVNSRTGTVVMGAQVKVMPAAIAHGSLSVTITESIGVSQPEAFGRGATVVTPRSDVSVDQDGSRMFKFDGGTSLDEIVRAVNAVGAAPGDLIAILEALKQAGALRAELEVI; from the coding sequence ATGCCCCGTCGCCACCCATTCGCCCTGCTCTCCCTGGTCCTGCTGGCCTTCGCCACGCTGGCGCTGCCCGCCCACGCACAGGAGCGCATCAAGGACCTCGCGTCGGTCGGCGGCGTGCGCGGCAACGCGCTGGTCGGGTATGGCCTCGTGGTCGGCCTGGATGGCAGCGGCGACCGCACCAGCCAGTCGCCCTTCACCGTGCAGAGCCTTCGCAACATGTTGAACGAGCTCGGCGTGACCGTGCCGGCGAACGTCAACCCGCAGCTCAAGAACGTGGCGGCAGTGGCCATCCACGCCGAACTGCCGCCATTCGCCAAGCCGGGCCAGACCATCGATGTCACCGTGTCGTCGATCGCCAACGCGGTGTCGCTGCGCGGCGGTACCCTGCTGATGGCCCCGCTCAAGGGCGCCGACGGGCAGGTCTACGCGATCGCCCAGGGCAGCCTGGTGGTCGGCGGCTTCGGCGCGCAGGGCCGTGATGGCTCGCGGGTGTCGGTGAACGTGCCGAGCGTGGGCCGCATTCCGAATGGTGCGATGGTCGAACGTGAGGTTGCCGGTGGTTTCAGCCAGGGCGGCGAGCTCACCCTCAACCTCAACCGCGCCGACTTCAGCACCATCTCCAACATGGTGGCCGCGCTCGATGCCCGCTTCGGCCAGGGCACCGCACGCGCCGTCGACGGCGTGACCGTGGCCGTGCGCGCGCCCTACGACCCCGCCGCGCGCATCGGCTTCCTGGCCGAAGTCGAGAACGTGCAGCTGTCGCCGGGCACCGCGCCGGCCAAGGTGATCGTCAATTCGCGCACCGGCACCGTGGTGATGGGCGCCCAGGTGAAGGTGATGCCGGCCGCGATCGCACATGGTTCGCTGTCGGTGACCATCACCGAGAGCATCGGCGTGAGCCAGCCGGAGGCGTTCGGCCGCGGCGCGACCGTGGTCACCCCGCGCTCCGACGTCTCCGTGGACCAGGACGGCAGCCGGATGTTCAAGTTCGATGGCGGCACCTCGCTCGACGAGATCGTGCGCGCGGTGAACGCGGTGGGCGCCGCGCCCGGCGACCTGATCGCCATCCTCGAAGCGCTCAAGCAGGCCGGTGCCCTGCGCGCGGAGCTCGAGGTCATCTGA
- a CDS encoding response regulator transcription factor: MRVLIVDDHTLVRAGLARLLQGFGDVDVCGEASRADEAFDLSLIHRPDVVLMDLSLPGRSGIEAMVAIRNELPATRVLIMSMHDDSQHVRTAIERGACGFIVKDAAPLELELALRTAMSGQVFLSPRLSSRMMAPMFGREKAVGVDALSPRQRQILGMIGRGLGNKEIGAELGISVKTVETHRARMMEALGCRRANELVVLAARHLQEVV, from the coding sequence GTGCGCGTACTGATCGTCGATGACCACACCCTCGTCCGCGCCGGGCTTGCCCGCCTGCTGCAGGGCTTCGGCGATGTCGATGTCTGCGGCGAGGCCAGCCGCGCCGACGAGGCCTTCGACCTCAGCCTGATCCATCGCCCCGACGTGGTGCTGATGGACCTGTCGCTGCCCGGCCGCAGCGGCATCGAGGCGATGGTGGCCATCCGCAACGAGCTGCCCGCCACGCGGGTGCTGATCATGTCGATGCACGACGATTCGCAGCATGTGCGCACGGCGATCGAGCGCGGCGCCTGCGGTTTCATCGTCAAGGATGCCGCGCCGCTGGAACTGGAACTCGCGCTGCGTACGGCGATGTCGGGCCAGGTGTTCCTGAGCCCGCGGCTGTCGTCGCGGATGATGGCGCCGATGTTCGGTCGCGAGAAGGCGGTGGGCGTGGATGCGCTGTCCCCGCGCCAGCGGCAGATCCTCGGCATGATCGGCCGCGGCCTGGGCAACAAGGAGATCGGCGCCGAGCTCGGCATCAGCGTGAAGACGGTGGAAACCCACCGCGCGCGGATGATGGAAGCGCTGGGATGCCGGCGCGCCAACGAGCTGGTGGTGCTGGCGGCGCGGCACCTGCAGGAAGTGGTGTAA
- a CDS encoding PilZ domain-containing protein, giving the protein MLFAEALSCELALPVSIAASDSAGRQAQAVTLLSGLAQVEDLRKDDGGEEHGDLPLLAQRMDAKLDLILALLGRLARQVDGMPEHDLRWSRRGLRIDFAEAPALQTRASVLVRLQPADWLPDHLELPATVLEVSGSRVWLAFGELRPDLVEALDRHLFRLHRRQIAEQRRR; this is encoded by the coding sequence ATGCTGTTCGCCGAAGCGTTGAGCTGCGAACTCGCCCTGCCCGTGTCCATCGCCGCCTCCGACAGTGCCGGCCGCCAGGCGCAGGCGGTGACGCTGCTGTCCGGCCTGGCCCAGGTGGAAGACCTGCGCAAGGACGATGGCGGCGAGGAGCACGGCGACCTGCCGCTGCTGGCCCAGCGCATGGACGCCAAGCTCGACCTCATCCTCGCCCTGCTCGGCCGCCTGGCGCGCCAGGTCGACGGCATGCCGGAACACGACCTGCGCTGGTCGCGGCGCGGCCTGCGCATCGATTTCGCCGAAGCCCCGGCGCTGCAGACCCGCGCGTCGGTGCTGGTGCGGCTGCAGCCGGCCGACTGGCTGCCCGACCATCTGGAATTGCCGGCCACGGTGCTGGAGGTTTCGGGCAGCCGGGTGTGGCTGGCCTTCGGCGAGCTGCGCCCCGACCTCGTGGAAGCACTCGACCGCCACCTGTTCCGCCTGCACCGCCGCCAGATCGCCGAGCAGCGCCGGCGCTGA
- the flgL gene encoding flagellar hook-associated protein FlgL: MSHRISTGMLYQQSISTLQSKQASLAKLQQQLATGQKLLTAKDDPVGAGAAVGMDRALAALERFEANGNTVRHRLGMQESVLTQAGGMMGRITELTVQANGGALSDADRNAIAIEVTSVRDGLLDLANSTDGTGRYLFGGTQDGSAPFARTGTGIVYAGDQTQRQVEIAPQMFVADALPGSEVFLRVRTGDGRVDAAAAVGNTGTGQIGSFGLTDSAQWDGGPYSIGFGADASYTVTDADGNEVATGTHVAGEAINFAGAQIVLRGAPADGDSFELSAAATRDVFATIDRLLGALKMDPTTDAQKAAQQNALQSVMRDISTAQEHVIDARASGGAQLSALDNADSLRDTQGLTLETTLSGLRDLDYADAIARFDLEKVALEAAQLSFVQMQRLSLFNLIR, translated from the coding sequence ATGAGCCATCGCATTTCGACGGGGATGCTGTACCAGCAGTCGATCTCCACCCTGCAATCCAAGCAGGCATCGCTGGCGAAACTGCAGCAGCAGCTGGCGACCGGGCAGAAGCTGCTCACCGCCAAGGACGATCCGGTGGGCGCAGGCGCCGCCGTCGGCATGGACCGCGCGCTTGCCGCACTGGAGCGTTTCGAGGCCAACGGCAACACCGTGCGCCATCGCCTTGGCATGCAGGAGAGCGTACTCACCCAGGCCGGCGGCATGATGGGGCGGATCACCGAGCTGACCGTGCAGGCCAATGGCGGCGCACTGTCCGACGCCGACCGCAATGCGATCGCGATCGAGGTCACCAGCGTGCGCGACGGCCTTCTGGACCTCGCCAACAGCACCGATGGCACCGGCCGCTACCTGTTCGGCGGCACGCAGGATGGCAGCGCCCCGTTCGCCCGTACCGGAACCGGCATCGTCTACGCCGGCGACCAGACCCAGCGGCAGGTCGAGATCGCACCGCAGATGTTTGTCGCCGACGCCCTGCCCGGAAGCGAGGTCTTCCTGCGCGTGCGCACCGGCGACGGCCGCGTCGATGCGGCAGCGGCTGTCGGCAATACCGGGACCGGCCAGATCGGCAGCTTCGGCCTGACCGATTCCGCGCAATGGGACGGTGGCCCCTACAGCATCGGCTTCGGAGCCGATGCGTCGTACACGGTGACGGACGCGGATGGCAACGAGGTCGCGACGGGTACCCATGTGGCGGGTGAAGCGATCAACTTCGCGGGTGCCCAGATCGTGCTGCGCGGCGCGCCGGCCGATGGCGACAGCTTCGAGCTGTCCGCTGCTGCGACGCGCGACGTCTTCGCCACGATCGATCGCCTGCTCGGTGCGTTGAAGATGGATCCCACCACCGATGCGCAGAAGGCGGCCCAGCAGAACGCACTGCAATCGGTGATGCGCGACATCTCCACCGCGCAGGAACATGTGATCGACGCGCGTGCGAGTGGCGGTGCCCAGCTCTCCGCGCTGGACAACGCCGACAGCCTGCGTGACACGCAGGGCCTCACCCTGGAGACCACGCTCTCCGGGCTTCGCGATCTCGACTACGCGGACGCCATCGCCCGCTTCGACCTCGAGAAGGTCGCACTCGAAGCCGCACAGCTGAGCTTCGTGCAGATGCAGCGCCTGTCGCTGTTCAACCTGATCCGCTGA
- the flgH gene encoding flagellar basal body L-ring protein FlgH yields MNTLLRRSVVIALLAPMLLAGCVAAGDVRPYPPIAQQVTSAPVAPAYASQGAIYQASGGNTGLSLFADKRAREVGDLLTIQLVESTVAQTNAATQVGKESSIGIGVPELFGGPVTVNGRDVLSASASGSRDFDASGRSTQSNRLQGSVTVTVVQRLPNGNLVVEGSKNLRLNQGDELVQVQGVVRPSDIGPDNSVPSSRVADARIVYGGRGAIAQSNAMGWLGRFFHSRLYPY; encoded by the coding sequence ATGAACACTCTTCTCCGCCGTTCCGTCGTGATCGCCTTGCTGGCACCGATGCTGCTGGCCGGCTGTGTTGCCGCCGGCGACGTGCGCCCCTACCCGCCGATCGCACAGCAGGTGACGTCTGCGCCGGTGGCTCCCGCCTACGCCAGCCAGGGTGCGATCTACCAGGCCAGCGGTGGCAACACCGGGCTGTCGCTGTTTGCCGACAAGCGTGCGCGCGAGGTCGGTGACCTGCTCACCATCCAGCTGGTCGAAAGCACCGTGGCGCAGACCAACGCGGCCACCCAGGTCGGCAAGGAGAGCAGCATCGGCATCGGCGTGCCGGAGCTCTTCGGCGGGCCGGTGACCGTCAACGGCCGCGACGTGCTGAGCGCGTCGGCCAGTGGCTCGCGCGACTTCGATGCCAGCGGCCGCAGCACGCAGAGCAATCGCCTGCAGGGCAGCGTGACCGTGACCGTGGTGCAGCGCCTGCCCAACGGCAACCTGGTGGTCGAGGGCAGCAAGAACCTGCGGCTGAACCAGGGCGACGAGCTGGTGCAGGTGCAGGGCGTGGTGCGCCCTTCCGACATCGGGCCCGACAACAGCGTGCCGTCGAGCCGTGTGGCCGATGCGCGCATCGTCTACGGCGGCCGCGGCGCCATCGCGCAGTCGAATGCGATGGGCTGGCTGGGGCGGTTCTTCCACTCGCGGCTGTATCCGTACTGA
- the flgJ gene encoding flagellar assembly peptidoglycan hydrolase FlgJ, whose protein sequence is MRISGAPIELNPAQRHDAARIDQVAREFEGVFAQMMIKSMRDASFGDALFPGENQLYRDLYDQRLAKSLTDGEGLGLAKVIARQLGGGGDAAPALDTRLQPAPGDAAALPLQQAMHRFDAVPDALNAQALDLIAGREPATDPSTDRSPMDGFIDTLMRRAQPAMDAIGDAAQAVGAAVGRAPAAVADAVIEPAARAVAASFGARSPEGFVASIWSDAQKAARELGVDARALVAQAALETGWGRRMIQRGDGNTANNLFGIKATGWKGERAAATTHEYSNGVRHTERADFRAYGSPAESFADYVRMIKQNPRYRQALESGGDVRRFASALQQAGYATDPRYADKISSIANGPTLQRALSAIGTQARNLAGTTVQPANVLASAADAARQAVLR, encoded by the coding sequence ATGCGCATCTCCGGCGCCCCCATCGAGCTCAACCCCGCCCAGCGCCACGATGCCGCGCGCATCGACCAGGTCGCGCGCGAGTTCGAGGGCGTATTCGCCCAGATGATGATCAAGAGCATGCGCGACGCCAGCTTCGGCGATGCGCTGTTCCCCGGCGAGAATCAGCTCTACCGCGACCTCTACGACCAGCGCCTGGCCAAATCCCTCACCGACGGCGAGGGCCTCGGGCTTGCGAAGGTCATCGCCCGCCAGCTTGGCGGTGGCGGTGACGCGGCGCCCGCTCTCGACACACGCCTGCAGCCCGCACCCGGTGACGCAGCCGCCCTGCCCCTGCAGCAGGCAATGCACCGCTTCGATGCGGTGCCGGACGCGCTCAACGCGCAGGCGCTGGACCTCATTGCAGGACGTGAGCCCGCGACCGACCCGTCAACCGATCGCTCGCCGATGGACGGCTTCATCGACACCCTGATGCGCCGTGCGCAGCCGGCGATGGATGCCATCGGCGACGCCGCGCAGGCAGTCGGTGCCGCGGTCGGCCGCGCACCCGCGGCCGTGGCCGATGCGGTGATCGAACCGGCCGCACGTGCGGTGGCTGCCAGCTTCGGTGCGCGCAGCCCCGAAGGTTTCGTCGCCTCGATCTGGAGCGACGCACAGAAAGCCGCGCGCGAGCTTGGCGTGGATGCGCGGGCGCTGGTCGCGCAGGCGGCGCTGGAGACCGGCTGGGGCCGGCGGATGATCCAGCGCGGCGACGGCAACACCGCCAACAACCTGTTCGGCATCAAGGCCACCGGGTGGAAGGGCGAGCGCGCTGCCGCCACCACCCACGAATACAGCAACGGGGTGCGCCACACCGAGCGCGCCGACTTCCGCGCCTATGGCTCGCCGGCCGAGAGCTTTGCCGACTATGTGCGCATGATCAAACAGAACCCGCGCTACCGGCAGGCGTTGGAATCCGGCGGCGACGTGCGCCGCTTCGCCTCCGCGCTGCAGCAGGCCGGCTACGCCACCGACCCGCGCTACGCCGACAAGATCAGCTCGATCGCCAACGGGCCGACGCTCCAGCGTGCGCTGTCGGCGATCGGCACGCAGGCACGCAACCTCGCCGGCACGACCGTGCAGCCCGCCAATGTCCTCGCCAGCGCAGCCGATGCGGCGCGCCAGGCCGTCCTTCGCTGA
- a CDS encoding flagellin codes for MMSVINTNTISLNAQRNLATNSASLSTSIQRLSSGLRINSAKDDAAGLAISERFTTQVRGMNQAARNANDGISLAQTAEGALGEIGNNLQRIRELAVQSRNATNSSSDREALDAEVTQLKAEIQRVSEQTSFNDKKLLDGSFTAQAFQVGANQGQTITIASIANANTAVLGDWTAPTANVATATGGALATQTGGATFAQIGTGDLVINGTNVLLSASAPDATGESQAARMVSAINNANISGVTAELNEDGDGVILNSASDIEIVATAAGTASSGIANGTVTANEVVGGAENGFANENIKTAEGADRMILAMDAALKAVNSSRAELGAVQNRFSSVVANLQTSSENLSASRSRIMDTDFAKETAELSRTQVLQQAGTAMLAQANQLPNNVLSLLR; via the coding sequence ATCATGTCCGTCATCAACACCAACACCATCTCGCTCAACGCCCAGCGCAACCTGGCGACGAACTCGGCCAGCCTGTCGACCTCGATCCAGCGCCTGTCCTCGGGCCTGCGCATCAACAGCGCCAAGGACGACGCCGCCGGCCTCGCCATCTCCGAGCGCTTCACCACCCAGGTTCGCGGCATGAACCAGGCGGCCCGTAACGCGAATGACGGCATCTCGCTGGCACAGACCGCTGAAGGCGCCCTGGGCGAGATCGGCAACAACCTGCAGCGCATCCGTGAGCTGGCGGTGCAGTCGCGCAACGCCACCAACTCTTCGTCCGATCGTGAAGCGCTGGACGCCGAGGTCACCCAGCTCAAGGCCGAGATCCAGCGCGTCTCCGAGCAGACCTCGTTCAACGACAAGAAGTTGCTTGACGGCTCGTTCACTGCCCAGGCCTTCCAGGTCGGTGCGAACCAGGGCCAGACCATCACTATCGCTTCCATCGCCAATGCGAATACGGCCGTGCTCGGTGATTGGACCGCGCCGACCGCGAACGTCGCTACCGCAACGGGCGGCGCCCTCGCCACCCAGACGGGTGGTGCCACGTTTGCCCAGATCGGCACCGGCGACCTGGTCATCAACGGTACGAACGTGCTGCTCAGCGCATCGGCCCCTGACGCGACAGGCGAAAGTCAGGCTGCCCGTATGGTCTCTGCCATCAACAATGCCAATATCAGTGGCGTAACGGCCGAACTGAACGAGGATGGCGATGGCGTGATCCTGAATTCGGCGTCGGACATCGAGATCGTGGCGACCGCAGCCGGTACCGCTTCGAGCGGCATTGCCAACGGCACCGTAACCGCAAATGAGGTTGTCGGCGGGGCGGAAAACGGCTTTGCGAACGAGAACATCAAGACCGCAGAAGGCGCGGATCGCATGATTCTGGCGATGGACGCGGCCCTGAAAGCGGTGAACTCGTCGCGCGCCGAATTGGGTGCCGTGCAGAACCGCTTCAGCTCGGTCGTCGCGAACCTGCAGACCTCCTCGGAGAACCTGTCGGCCTCGCGCAGCCGCATCATGGACACCGACTTTGCCAAGGAAACCGCCGAACTGTCGCGCACCCAGGTGCTGCAGCAGGCCGGTACGGCGATGCTGGCCCAGGCCAACCAGCTGCCGAACAACGTGCTCAGCCTGCTGCGCTGA
- the fliD gene encoding flagellar filament capping protein FliD: MADYSFGYGGIGSGLDISGIVSQLVAADRAPQNARLNTLESTTKFKLSGLGSVTSAFDSLKTALDALQKVDALGARTVTSTALSLASGSTAGTTTDAVLTPTAGRNTPVGSYQVEVLSLATAHKLLGAGIDVDSKFAAGTLRVTIGEDAVDVAVKADATLADIRSAINDAAGKHGVQAALLTSDDGHHLSLGSAKTGAANAITIEMLEGDSDLQSLVQGLAQQSPAADAKVMIDGLLTTAASNTIKDAVPGMTLVLKQAGTSRVDVSADPAGSRAAVDGFVKAYNAALKAITTATTYNAETKTPSSLTGDAQMRGAASQLRNVMNDLLGGLAAQGLDAKTLGLQTQGYPTPDGSLVLDSTKFNEAMANNSAKVIAAFTGETGLAAKLNDVVKRYVGTDGALTLRTKGLNDQLKDVAKQREALDVRMDAAAKRYRTQFVALDSLMAQMTSTSSALAQQLSALSAQTSNR; the protein is encoded by the coding sequence ATGGCGGACTATTCCTTCGGTTACGGCGGCATCGGCTCGGGGCTGGACATCAGCGGCATCGTCAGCCAGCTGGTCGCGGCCGACCGTGCGCCGCAGAACGCCCGCCTGAATACCTTGGAGTCCACGACCAAGTTCAAGCTCTCGGGCCTGGGCAGCGTGACTTCGGCCTTCGACTCACTGAAGACCGCGCTCGACGCGCTGCAGAAGGTCGATGCGCTCGGCGCGCGCACGGTCACCTCCACCGCGCTGTCGCTCGCGTCCGGCAGTACTGCCGGTACAACCACCGATGCGGTGCTCACGCCCACGGCGGGCCGCAATACGCCGGTGGGCAGCTATCAGGTCGAAGTGCTGTCGCTGGCCACCGCCCACAAGCTGCTTGGCGCCGGCATCGATGTCGACAGCAAGTTCGCCGCTGGCACGCTGCGCGTCACCATCGGGGAGGACGCGGTGGATGTCGCGGTCAAGGCCGATGCCACCCTGGCCGACATCCGCAGTGCGATCAACGATGCCGCCGGCAAGCATGGCGTGCAGGCCGCGCTGCTGACGTCCGACGATGGACACCACCTGTCACTCGGCAGTGCCAAGACCGGCGCGGCCAATGCGATCACCATCGAGATGCTCGAAGGCGACAGCGATCTGCAGTCGCTGGTCCAGGGCCTGGCGCAACAGTCTCCCGCAGCCGATGCGAAGGTCATGATCGATGGCCTGCTGACCACCGCGGCCAGCAACACCATCAAGGACGCCGTACCCGGGATGACCCTGGTACTCAAGCAGGCCGGGACCAGCCGCGTCGACGTCAGCGCCGACCCGGCCGGCAGCCGTGCCGCGGTCGATGGGTTCGTCAAGGCCTACAACGCTGCGCTGAAGGCCATCACCACCGCGACCACCTACAACGCCGAGACCAAAACGCCGTCGTCGCTGACCGGTGATGCACAGATGCGCGGTGCCGCGTCGCAGTTGCGCAACGTGATGAACGACCTGCTGGGCGGCCTTGCCGCGCAGGGTCTCGACGCAAAGACCCTGGGCCTGCAGACGCAGGGCTACCCCACCCCGGACGGCAGCCTGGTGCTGGACTCGACGAAGTTCAACGAGGCGATGGCCAACAACTCCGCCAAGGTCATCGCCGCGTTTACCGGCGAAACCGGCCTCGCCGCGAAGCTCAACGACGTGGTCAAGCGTTACGTCGGCACCGACGGCGCACTCACCCTGCGCACCAAGGGGCTCAACGACCAGCTCAAGGACGTCGCCAAACAGCGCGAAGCGCTCGACGTCCGCATGGACGCCGCCGCCAAGCGTTACCGCACCCAGTTCGTCGCGCTCGATTCGCTGATGGCGCAGATGACCTCGACCAGCAGCGCGCTGGCGCAGCAGCTTTCAGCGCTGTCGGCGCAGACCAGCAATCGCTAG
- the fliS gene encoding flagellar export chaperone FliS has protein sequence MMHRHYAQQYRQSQLEGAVMDADPHKLVSLLLSGACERVRLAEACLERGDPARKGKAIGEACAIVGHLNGSLDHEAGGEVAGNLSSLYDYVVRRLTEANLNNDAEALRECLSLLGEIETAWNAIRPAVVGGVPASATA, from the coding sequence ATGATGCATCGCCACTATGCCCAGCAGTACCGCCAGAGCCAGCTCGAGGGCGCGGTGATGGACGCCGATCCGCACAAGCTCGTGTCACTGCTGTTGAGTGGCGCCTGCGAGCGCGTCCGTCTCGCCGAAGCCTGCCTGGAGCGTGGCGACCCCGCGCGCAAGGGCAAGGCGATCGGCGAAGCCTGCGCCATCGTCGGGCACCTCAACGGTTCGCTCGACCATGAGGCTGGCGGCGAGGTCGCAGGCAATCTCTCGTCGCTGTACGACTATGTCGTGCGTCGGCTGACCGAAGCGAACCTCAACAACGATGCCGAAGCGCTTCGGGAGTGCCTGTCCCTGCTCGGCGAGATCGAGACCGCGTGGAACGCCATCCGTCCGGCGGTGGTCGGCGGCGTACCTGCGAGTGCCACCGCATGA
- the flgK gene encoding flagellar hook-associated protein FlgK, with translation MPNVLSTGTSALIAFQRALSTVSHNVANINTPGYSRQRVDFEARSPANIGVGYVGRGTQISDIRRVADELANARLIDSGGELARLQQLSSMANRVDALMSDKATGIAGLWSGFFDSVSALSSSAAAPAERQNMLGQANALTTRFGQLQGQFDMLGREVDGGLLAGADEINRLASEIARMNGQIGTATSAAPDMLDRREQLVTQLVAYTGGTAVQQDGGALNVFTAGGQALVVGTQPSQLTTVPDPYRPERLQLALQSQGQTIRIDERSMGGRIGGLLEFRNQVLDPAQSELGRIALGLAAEFNAGHAAGMDQHGAMGGDFFRLPPPAVNAHAGNAGDARLAASIADLGAVDGRNLVLQWRDGDWSATDAATGVAVPMTGAGTDTDPLRVGGLALVMSGTPQADDRFLLQPTAQAAGGIGVAITDPARIAAASPVRVEAALDNLGTGKPTALRVADAGHTALTTDVQIAFLDGDQYEINGDGPFPYTPGSAITANGWSFTLDGVPAAGDSFTVRRNGAGSSDNGNAALLAGFDDRRSLDGGNLSLNGAIAGLTTAVGSAARQAEYAADAQGVLHEQAQAARDSVSGVNLDEEAANMLRLQQAYQAAAQIISTADSMFQTLLGAVRR, from the coding sequence ATGCCCAACGTCCTCTCCACCGGCACCAGCGCACTGATCGCCTTCCAGCGGGCGCTGTCGACGGTCAGCCACAACGTCGCCAACATCAACACGCCCGGCTACAGCCGCCAGCGGGTCGACTTCGAGGCGCGCAGCCCCGCCAACATCGGGGTCGGCTATGTCGGTCGCGGCACCCAGATCAGCGACATCCGTCGCGTGGCCGACGAGCTCGCCAACGCGCGCCTGATCGACAGCGGTGGCGAACTCGCGCGCCTGCAGCAGCTGTCGTCGATGGCCAACCGCGTCGATGCGCTGATGTCCGACAAGGCAACCGGCATCGCGGGGCTGTGGTCGGGGTTCTTCGACTCGGTCAGCGCACTGTCGTCGAGTGCGGCCGCCCCGGCCGAGCGGCAGAACATGCTTGGCCAGGCCAATGCGCTGACGACACGCTTCGGCCAGTTGCAGGGGCAGTTCGACATGCTGGGCCGCGAGGTCGACGGCGGGCTGCTGGCCGGTGCCGACGAGATCAACCGCCTGGCCAGCGAGATCGCCCGGATGAACGGCCAGATCGGCACCGCCACCAGCGCCGCGCCGGACATGCTCGACCGCCGCGAACAGCTGGTCACCCAGCTCGTGGCCTACACCGGTGGCACCGCCGTGCAGCAGGACGGCGGCGCGCTCAACGTCTTCACCGCCGGTGGCCAGGCGTTGGTGGTCGGCACGCAGCCGTCGCAGCTCACCACCGTGCCCGACCCCTACCGGCCGGAGCGCCTGCAGCTCGCACTGCAGTCGCAGGGGCAGACCATCCGCATCGACGAGCGCTCGATGGGCGGGCGCATCGGCGGCCTGCTGGAATTCCGCAACCAGGTGCTGGACCCGGCGCAATCCGAACTCGGACGCATTGCGCTCGGGCTTGCCGCCGAATTCAATGCCGGCCATGCCGCGGGCATGGACCAGCACGGCGCGATGGGCGGCGACTTCTTCCGCCTGCCACCGCCTGCGGTCAATGCCCATGCCGGCAACGCAGGTGACGCGCGCCTGGCCGCCAGCATTGCGGACCTCGGTGCGGTCGATGGCCGCAACCTGGTGCTGCAGTGGCGCGACGGCGACTGGTCGGCAACCGATGCCGCAACCGGCGTGGCGGTGCCGATGACCGGCGCCGGCACCGATACCGATCCGCTGCGGGTCGGCGGCCTCGCGCTGGTCATGAGCGGCACGCCGCAGGCCGACGACCGCTTCCTGCTGCAGCCGACCGCGCAGGCCGCCGGCGGCATCGGCGTCGCCATCACTGATCCGGCACGGATCGCCGCCGCATCGCCGGTGCGCGTCGAGGCCGCGCTCGACAACCTCGGCACTGGCAAGCCCACGGCCCTGCGGGTCGCCGATGCTGGCCACACTGCGCTGACGACCGACGTGCAGATTGCCTTCCTCGACGGCGACCAGTACGAGATCAACGGCGACGGCCCGTTCCCCTATACGCCCGGCAGCGCAATCACCGCCAACGGCTGGTCGTTCACGCTCGATGGCGTGCCCGCCGCCGGTGACAGCTTCACGGTGCGCCGCAATGGCGCCGGTTCCAGCGACAACGGCAATGCCGCCCTGCTCGCCGGCTTCGACGACCGCCGCAGCCTGGATGGCGGCAACCTCAGCCTCAACGGCGCAATCGCCGGCCTGACCACCGCGGTGGGTTCCGCCGCGCGCCAGGCCGAGTACGCCGCCGACGCGCAGGGCGTGCTGCACGAACAGGCGCAGGCCGCGCGCGACAGCGTCTCCGGCGTCAACCTCGACGAGGAGGCGGCCAACATGCTCCGCCTGCAGCAGGCCTACCAGGCCGCCGCGCAGATCATCTCCACCGCCGATTCCATGTTCCAGACCCTGCTGGGAGCCGTGCGCCGATGA